From a region of the Arachis ipaensis cultivar K30076 chromosome B09, Araip1.1, whole genome shotgun sequence genome:
- the LOC107617485 gene encoding topless-related protein 1 isoform X2, whose protein sequence is MSSLSRELVFLILQFLDEEKFKETVHKLEQESGFFFNMKYFEDEVHNGNWDEVERYLSGFTKVDDNRYSMKIFFEIRKQKYLEALDKHDRSKAVEILVKDLKVFATFNEELFKEITQLLTLENFRENEQLSKYGDTKSARAIMLVELKKLIEANPLFRDKLQFPNLKNSRLRTLINQSLNWQHQLCKTPRPNPDIKTLFVDHSCGQPNGARAPSPANNPLLGSLPKAGGFPPLGAHGPFQPTPAPVPTPLAGWMSNPTTVAHAAVSGGATIGLGTATGLGAPSIPAALKHPRTPPTNPSVDYPSGDSDHVSKRTRPMGMSDEVNLPVNVLSATFPGHGHGQAFNAPDDLPKTVMRTLNQGSSPMSMDFHPVQQTILLVGTNVGDIALWEVGSRERLVLRNFKVWDLSACSMPFQAALVKDPGVSVNRVIWSPDGALFGVAYSRHIVQIYSYHGGDEVRQHLEIDAHVGGVNDLAFSHPNKQLCVITCGDDKTIKVWDAATGAKQYTFEGHEAPVYSVCPHYKENIQFIFSTALDGKIKAWLYDNLGSRVDYDAPGRWCTTMAYSADGTRLFSCGTSKDGESSIVEWNESEGAVKRTYQGFRKRSLGVVQFDTTKNRFLAAGDDFSIKFWDMDNIQLLTQVDADGGLPASPRIRFNKDGALLAVSANENGIKILANADGMRLLRSLENSMYDASRTSEAMAKPTINPISTAAASSAALSERVPSVVAMAGMNGDARNLGDVKPRISEESNDKSKIWKLTEISEPSQCRSLKLPENVRVTKISRLIYTNSGNAILALASNAIHLLWKWPRSDRNSSGKATASVPPQLWQPSSGILMTNDIGDSNTEDAVPCFALSKNDSYVMSASGGKISLFNMMTFKTMTTFMPPPPAATFLAFHPQDNNIIAIGMDDSSIQIYNVRVDEVKSKLKGHTKRITGLAFSHVLNVLVSSGADAQICVWNTDGWEKQKTRFLQLPAGRTQPVQADTRVQFHQDQIRFLVVHETQLAIYEATKLECLKQWFPQSSAAPISHATFSCDSQLIYASFLDATVCVFSASNLRLRCRVNPSAYLSAGVSSNVQPLVIAAHPQEPNQFAVGLSDGGVHVFEPLESEGKWGVPPPIENGSASNAAAVSVGASSEEAAQR, encoded by the exons ATGTCGTCCCTCAGTAGGGAGTTGGTGTTCCTGATCTTGCAGTTTCTGGACGAGGAAAAGTTCAAAGAGACTGTTCATAA GCTTGAACAGGAGTCTGGGTTTTTCTTTAACATGAAGTATTTTGAGGATGAAGTGCACAATGGCAATTGGGATGAGGTTGAGAGGTATCTCTCTGGTTTCACTAAAGTAGATGATAATAGGTACTCTATGAAGATATTTTTCGAGATAAGGAAGCAGAAGTACCTGGAGGCATTGGATAA GCATGATCGGTCCAAGGCTGTAGAGATATTGGTGAAGGATTTGAAGGTCTTTGCAACATTTAATGAAGAACTTTTTAAGGAAATCACACAGCTTTTGACATTGGAGAATTTCAG GGAAAATGAACAATTGTCTAAATATGGCGATACGAAGTCTGCAAGAGCAATCATGTTGGTTGAGCTAAAAAAACTAATCGAAGCAAATCCTTTATTCCGTGACAAGTTGCAATTTCCCAACCTTAAAAACTCAAGGTTACGTACTCTCATCAATCAAAG CTTGAATTGGCAGCATCAACTTTGTAAGACTCCACGTCCAAATCCAGATATAAAAACACTTTTTGTGGATCACTCATGTGGACAACCCAACGGTGCAAGAGCTCCATCTCCTGCTAATAATCCACTACTAGGATCCTTGCCAAAGGCTGGAGGGTTTCCTCCTCTTGGTGCACATGGG CCTTTTCAACCTACTCCAGCACCTGTGCCAACACCCCTGGCTGGTTGGATGTCAAATCCTACCACTGTAGCACATGCTGCAGTTTCTGGAGGAGCCACTATAGGTCTTGGTACTGCTACAGGTCTTGGTGCACCATCAATCCCTG CTGCTTTGAAGCACCCTAGGACCCCTCCGACTAATCCTTCTGTTGACTACCCATCTGGAGATTCAGATCATGTCTCTAAGAGAACAAGACCAATGGGAATGTCGGATGAG GTAAATCTTCCTGTCAATGTGTTGTCAGCCACGTTCCCAGGTCATGGTCATGGCCAGGCTTTTAATGCACCAGATGACTTGCCAAAGACTGTTATGCGGACTCTGAACCAGGGTTCATCTCCTATGAGCATGGACTTCCATCCAGTTCAACAGACTATACTTCTTG TTGGTACAAATGTTGGGGACATTGCTTTGTGGGAAGTGGGTTCTAGGGAGCGGTTGGTCTTGAGGAATTTCAAAGTTTGGGATCTTAGTGCCTGTTCAATGCCATTTCAG GCTGCTCTTGTCAAAGATCCAGGTGTTTCTGTCAACCGTGTGATTTGGAGTCCAGATGGTGCTTTATTCG GAGTTGCTTACTCAAGGCACATTGTTCAGATATACTCTTATCATGGTGGCGATGAAGTACGGCAGCACCTGGAG ATTGATGCTCATGTTGGTGGAGTAAATGACTTAGCATTTTCCCATCCAAATAAACAACTATGTGTGATAACTTGTGGTGATGATAAGACCATTAAG GTGTGGGATGCTGCTACGGGTGCAAAGCAGTATACCTTTGAAGGTCACGAGGCTCCAGTTTATTCTGTCTGCCCACATTATAAAGAAAACATTCAG TTCATCTTTTCAACAGCATTAGATGGAAAGATAAAAGCATGGTTGTATGACAATTTGGGATCTCGTGTTGATTATGATGCTCCTGGTCGTTGGTGCACCACCATGGCCTATAGCGCTGATGGTACAAG GCTCTTTTCATGTGGGACAAGCAAGGATGGGGAATCCTCTATTGTTGAGTGGAATGAAAGCGAGGGAGCTGTTAAAAGGACCTATCAAGGATTTCGCAAACGATCTTTGGGTGTTGTACAATTTGATACAACCAAAAATCGATTTTTGGCTGCGGGTGATGATTTCTCCATTAAGTTCTGGGATATGGACAATATTCAGCTTTTGACACAAGTTGATGCTGATGGGGGTCTCCCT GCAAGTCCACGGATTCGTTTCAACAAGGATGGAGCTCTTTTAGCTGTCTCAGCAAATGAAAATGGAATTAAAATCTTAGCCAATGCAGATGGTATGCGCTTGTTGCGTTCATTAGAGAATTCTATGTATGATGCATCAAGAACGTCAGAAGCCATGGCGAAG CCTACAATAAATCCAATTTCCACAGCTGCTGCCAGTAGTGCTGCACTTTCAGAAAGGGTCCCATCTGTGGTAGCTATGGCTGGAATG AATGGAGATGCCCGAAACTTGGGAGATGTTAAACCTAGAATAAGTGAAGAATCCAATGATAAGTCAAAGATATGGAAGCTTACTGAAATCAGTGAACCATCTCAGTGTAGATCCTTAAAGCTACCTGAGAATGTACGAGTAACCAAG ATATCAAGGTTGATATACACTAATTCAGGCAATGCTATTCTGGCATTAGCTTCAAATGCCATTCATCTGCTTTGGAAGTGGCCGCGAAGTGACCGTAATTCTTCTGGCAAG GCCACTGCCAGTGTGCCACCTCAGCTATGGCAACCTTCAAGTGGCATCCTGATGACAAATGACATTGGTGATAGCAATACTGAGGATGCTGTTCCTTGCTTTGCTCTTTCTAAAAATGATTCTTATGTAATGTCAGCATCAGGGGGGAAGATTTCTCTGTTCAATATGATGACTTTTAAG ACAATGACTACTTTCATGCCTCCACCACCTGCTGCAACCTTTCTTGCTTTCCATCCTCAGGATAACAATATCATTGCTATAGGCATGGATGATTCTTCAATTCAGATATATAATGTCCGTGTAGATGAG GTTAAAAGTAAACTCAAAGGCCACACTAAAAGAATCACAGGTCTTGCTTTCTCTCATGTATTGAATGTCTTAGTTTCTTCTGGGGCAGATGCTCAG ATTTGTGTGTGGAATACTGATGGATGGGAGAAACAGAAGACTAGATTCTTGCAACTTCCTGCTGGAAGGACTCAACCAGTGCAGGCAGATACACGTGTACAGTTTCATCAGGATCAGATACGCTTCTTGGTTGTACATGAAACGCAGCTTGCAATTTATGAAGCAACGAAACTAGAATGTCTAAAGCAG TGGTTTCCACAAAGTTCTGCTGCACCTATATCGCATGCAACTTTCTCATGCGATAGTCAGCTCATATACGCCAGCTTCTTAGATGCAACAGTCTGTGTGTTTAGTGCTTCAAACCTCAGATTACGCTGTCGAGTCAATCCTTCTGCATATCTTTCTGCAGGTGTCAG TTCTAATGTACAACCGCTTGTAATCGCTGCACATCCACAAGAACCAAATCAATTTGCAGTTGGACTTTCGGACGGTGGAGTGCATGTGTTTGAGCCCCTCGAGTCTGAAGGAAAATGGGGCGTGCCTCCACCCATCGAGAATGGGTCAGCAAGCAATGCAGCAGCTGTCTCAGTTGGTGCTTCTTCAGAAGAAGCTGCCCAGAGATGA
- the LOC107617485 gene encoding topless-related protein 1 isoform X1, with product MSSLSRELVFLILQFLDEEKFKETVHKLEQESGFFFNMKYFEDEVHNGNWDEVERYLSGFTKVDDNRYSMKIFFEIRKQKYLEALDKHDRSKAVEILVKDLKVFATFNEELFKEITQLLTLENFRENEQLSKYGDTKSARAIMLVELKKLIEANPLFRDKLQFPNLKNSRLRTLINQSLNWQHQLCKTPRPNPDIKTLFVDHSCGQPNGARAPSPANNPLLGSLPKAGGFPPLGAHGPFQPTPAPVPTPLAGWMSNPTTVAHAAVSGGATIGLGTATGLGAPSIPAALKHPRTPPTNPSVDYPSGDSDHVSKRTRPMGMSDEVNLPVNVLSATFPGHGHGQAFNAPDDLPKTVMRTLNQGSSPMSMDFHPVQQTILLVGTNVGDIALWEVGSRERLVLRNFKVWDLSACSMPFQAALVKDPGVSVNRVIWSPDGALFGVAYSRHIVQIYSYHGGDEVRQHLEIDAHVGGVNDLAFSHPNKQLCVITCGDDKTIKVWDAATGAKQYTFEGHEAPVYSVCPHYKENIQFIFSTALDGKIKAWLYDNLGSRVDYDAPGRWCTTMAYSADGTRLFSCGTSKDGESSIVEWNESEGAVKRTYQGFRKRSLGVVQFDTTKNRFLAAGDDFSIKFWDMDNIQLLTQVDADGGLPASPRIRFNKDGALLAVSANENGIKILANADGMRLLRSLENSMYDASRTSEAMAKPTINPISTAAASSAALSERVPSVVAMAGMNGDARNLGDVKPRISEESNDKSKIWKLTEISEPSQCRSLKLPENVRVTKISRLIYTNSGNAILALASNAIHLLWKWPRSDRNSSGKATASVPPQLWQPSSGILMTNDIGDSNTEDAVPCFALSKNDSYVMSASGGKISLFNMMTFKTMTTFMPPPPAATFLAFHPQDNNIIAIGMDDSSIQIYNVRVDEVKSKLKGHTKRITGLAFSHVLNVLVSSGADAQICVWNTDGWEKQKTRFLQLPAGRTQPVQADTRVQFHQDQIRFLVVHETQLAIYEATKLECLKQWFPQSSAAPISHATFSCDSQLIYASFLDATVCVFSASNLRLRCRVNPSAYLSAGVSSSNVQPLVIAAHPQEPNQFAVGLSDGGVHVFEPLESEGKWGVPPPIENGSASNAAAVSVGASSEEAAQR from the exons ATGTCGTCCCTCAGTAGGGAGTTGGTGTTCCTGATCTTGCAGTTTCTGGACGAGGAAAAGTTCAAAGAGACTGTTCATAA GCTTGAACAGGAGTCTGGGTTTTTCTTTAACATGAAGTATTTTGAGGATGAAGTGCACAATGGCAATTGGGATGAGGTTGAGAGGTATCTCTCTGGTTTCACTAAAGTAGATGATAATAGGTACTCTATGAAGATATTTTTCGAGATAAGGAAGCAGAAGTACCTGGAGGCATTGGATAA GCATGATCGGTCCAAGGCTGTAGAGATATTGGTGAAGGATTTGAAGGTCTTTGCAACATTTAATGAAGAACTTTTTAAGGAAATCACACAGCTTTTGACATTGGAGAATTTCAG GGAAAATGAACAATTGTCTAAATATGGCGATACGAAGTCTGCAAGAGCAATCATGTTGGTTGAGCTAAAAAAACTAATCGAAGCAAATCCTTTATTCCGTGACAAGTTGCAATTTCCCAACCTTAAAAACTCAAGGTTACGTACTCTCATCAATCAAAG CTTGAATTGGCAGCATCAACTTTGTAAGACTCCACGTCCAAATCCAGATATAAAAACACTTTTTGTGGATCACTCATGTGGACAACCCAACGGTGCAAGAGCTCCATCTCCTGCTAATAATCCACTACTAGGATCCTTGCCAAAGGCTGGAGGGTTTCCTCCTCTTGGTGCACATGGG CCTTTTCAACCTACTCCAGCACCTGTGCCAACACCCCTGGCTGGTTGGATGTCAAATCCTACCACTGTAGCACATGCTGCAGTTTCTGGAGGAGCCACTATAGGTCTTGGTACTGCTACAGGTCTTGGTGCACCATCAATCCCTG CTGCTTTGAAGCACCCTAGGACCCCTCCGACTAATCCTTCTGTTGACTACCCATCTGGAGATTCAGATCATGTCTCTAAGAGAACAAGACCAATGGGAATGTCGGATGAG GTAAATCTTCCTGTCAATGTGTTGTCAGCCACGTTCCCAGGTCATGGTCATGGCCAGGCTTTTAATGCACCAGATGACTTGCCAAAGACTGTTATGCGGACTCTGAACCAGGGTTCATCTCCTATGAGCATGGACTTCCATCCAGTTCAACAGACTATACTTCTTG TTGGTACAAATGTTGGGGACATTGCTTTGTGGGAAGTGGGTTCTAGGGAGCGGTTGGTCTTGAGGAATTTCAAAGTTTGGGATCTTAGTGCCTGTTCAATGCCATTTCAG GCTGCTCTTGTCAAAGATCCAGGTGTTTCTGTCAACCGTGTGATTTGGAGTCCAGATGGTGCTTTATTCG GAGTTGCTTACTCAAGGCACATTGTTCAGATATACTCTTATCATGGTGGCGATGAAGTACGGCAGCACCTGGAG ATTGATGCTCATGTTGGTGGAGTAAATGACTTAGCATTTTCCCATCCAAATAAACAACTATGTGTGATAACTTGTGGTGATGATAAGACCATTAAG GTGTGGGATGCTGCTACGGGTGCAAAGCAGTATACCTTTGAAGGTCACGAGGCTCCAGTTTATTCTGTCTGCCCACATTATAAAGAAAACATTCAG TTCATCTTTTCAACAGCATTAGATGGAAAGATAAAAGCATGGTTGTATGACAATTTGGGATCTCGTGTTGATTATGATGCTCCTGGTCGTTGGTGCACCACCATGGCCTATAGCGCTGATGGTACAAG GCTCTTTTCATGTGGGACAAGCAAGGATGGGGAATCCTCTATTGTTGAGTGGAATGAAAGCGAGGGAGCTGTTAAAAGGACCTATCAAGGATTTCGCAAACGATCTTTGGGTGTTGTACAATTTGATACAACCAAAAATCGATTTTTGGCTGCGGGTGATGATTTCTCCATTAAGTTCTGGGATATGGACAATATTCAGCTTTTGACACAAGTTGATGCTGATGGGGGTCTCCCT GCAAGTCCACGGATTCGTTTCAACAAGGATGGAGCTCTTTTAGCTGTCTCAGCAAATGAAAATGGAATTAAAATCTTAGCCAATGCAGATGGTATGCGCTTGTTGCGTTCATTAGAGAATTCTATGTATGATGCATCAAGAACGTCAGAAGCCATGGCGAAG CCTACAATAAATCCAATTTCCACAGCTGCTGCCAGTAGTGCTGCACTTTCAGAAAGGGTCCCATCTGTGGTAGCTATGGCTGGAATG AATGGAGATGCCCGAAACTTGGGAGATGTTAAACCTAGAATAAGTGAAGAATCCAATGATAAGTCAAAGATATGGAAGCTTACTGAAATCAGTGAACCATCTCAGTGTAGATCCTTAAAGCTACCTGAGAATGTACGAGTAACCAAG ATATCAAGGTTGATATACACTAATTCAGGCAATGCTATTCTGGCATTAGCTTCAAATGCCATTCATCTGCTTTGGAAGTGGCCGCGAAGTGACCGTAATTCTTCTGGCAAG GCCACTGCCAGTGTGCCACCTCAGCTATGGCAACCTTCAAGTGGCATCCTGATGACAAATGACATTGGTGATAGCAATACTGAGGATGCTGTTCCTTGCTTTGCTCTTTCTAAAAATGATTCTTATGTAATGTCAGCATCAGGGGGGAAGATTTCTCTGTTCAATATGATGACTTTTAAG ACAATGACTACTTTCATGCCTCCACCACCTGCTGCAACCTTTCTTGCTTTCCATCCTCAGGATAACAATATCATTGCTATAGGCATGGATGATTCTTCAATTCAGATATATAATGTCCGTGTAGATGAG GTTAAAAGTAAACTCAAAGGCCACACTAAAAGAATCACAGGTCTTGCTTTCTCTCATGTATTGAATGTCTTAGTTTCTTCTGGGGCAGATGCTCAG ATTTGTGTGTGGAATACTGATGGATGGGAGAAACAGAAGACTAGATTCTTGCAACTTCCTGCTGGAAGGACTCAACCAGTGCAGGCAGATACACGTGTACAGTTTCATCAGGATCAGATACGCTTCTTGGTTGTACATGAAACGCAGCTTGCAATTTATGAAGCAACGAAACTAGAATGTCTAAAGCAG TGGTTTCCACAAAGTTCTGCTGCACCTATATCGCATGCAACTTTCTCATGCGATAGTCAGCTCATATACGCCAGCTTCTTAGATGCAACAGTCTGTGTGTTTAGTGCTTCAAACCTCAGATTACGCTGTCGAGTCAATCCTTCTGCATATCTTTCTGCAGGTGTCAG CAGTTCTAATGTACAACCGCTTGTAATCGCTGCACATCCACAAGAACCAAATCAATTTGCAGTTGGACTTTCGGACGGTGGAGTGCATGTGTTTGAGCCCCTCGAGTCTGAAGGAAAATGGGGCGTGCCTCCACCCATCGAGAATGGGTCAGCAAGCAATGCAGCAGCTGTCTCAGTTGGTGCTTCTTCAGAAGAAGCTGCCCAGAGATGA